CACCGTTTTTTTATGTTATAATATTATAAGTTTAGAAGAGTTATACGAAAGAAAGAGAATAGGAGGATATACTTAATGGGTGCGAGTCTTAAAAAATTAGAGAAAAGTGTTGCGACGATTGAACTTACAATACCAAGTGAAAAGTTTGAAGAGGGTTTAAATTTTGCTTTTAAAAAGAATGCATCTAAATTTAATGTGCCCGGCTTTAGAAGAGGAAAGGCTCCGAGAGTAATTGTAGAAAGATATTATGGTGAAGGTGTCCTTTACGAAGATGCTGTAGAGTATGTTTTTGACGAAGCGTACAAGGAAGCTCTTAAAACGTTTGATTTAGAGCCAGTAGATTATCCGGATATTAACATTTTACAAATTGGCAAAGGAAAAGACTTGATTTTAGAAGCAACTGTACCTGTCATGCCTGAGGTAGAGCTAGGTGAATATAAAGGCATAGAAATTGAAAAAATAGAGTATGATGTGTACGATGGGGATGTAGAATACGAATTAGAAAAATTAAGAGAGCAAAATGCAAGAATTATACCTATTGAAGGAAGAGCAGCTGAAAGTGGAGATATTGCTGTAATAGACTTTGAAGGGTTTATTGACGGTGAACCTTTTGAAGGCGGTAAAGCTGAAAATTACGAATTAGAATTAGGTAGCAATACTTTTATTCCCGGGTTTGAGGACCAAATAATAGGCCACAATGTAAATGAGACTTTTGATGTAAATGTTACTTTCCCTGAAGATTATAGAGTGGAAGAATTAAGAGGCAAATCAGCTGTTTTTAAAGTCACTCTTAAGGCTTTAAATAAAAAAGAGCTGCCAGAGTTAGACGATGAATTTGCAAAAGATGTAAGTGAATTTGAGACATTAGAAGAGTTAAAAGCCGACATAAGAAAAAAATTAGAAGAGAAAAATAAGTTAGAAGCAGAAAATGAGATGAAAGAAAAAGCAGTAATGAAAGTTGTGGAAAACGCAAAAGTTGATATACCAGATGTTATGGTGGAAAGGCAAATAGATATTTCTTTGAGGGATTTAGATTATAATTTGAGATATCAAGGGTTAGATTTAAATAGCTATTTATCAATTACAGGGAAGAGCTTAGAAGATTTAAGAAAAGAGATGTGGGATGGAGCTTTAAACAGAGTAAAAACTCAACTTGTCATAGACAAAATTGCCAAAGCGGAAAATATTCAAGTTACAGAGGAAGAATTAGAAAGTAAATTAAAAGAGATGGCAGCGAATTACAGAATAAATTTGGAAGAATTCAAGAAAAGTCTTACTGAAAGCCAGATAAACAGCATAAAAGAGGATATAGCTTATTATAAGACGATTGACTTTATTTTCAGTGAGTGTAAAATAATAAGTAAAGAGGAGTGATTATTATGAGTCTTGTACCTATTGTTGTAGAGCAGACAAATAGAGGTGAACGTTCTTACGATATATTTTCTCGCCTTTTGAAAGACAGAATTGTATTTTTAGGAGAAGAAATAAATGATACTACAGCAAGTTTAGTTATTGCACAGCTTTTGTTCTTGGAAGCTGAAGACCCTGATAAAGACATCTGGCTTTATATAAATAGTCCAGGAGGCTCGATAACAGCAGGTTTTGCCATTTATGACACAATGCAGTATATAAAACCGGATGTAGTGACTCTATGTGTTGGAATGGCGGCATCGATGGCTGCATTTTTACTGGCAGCAGGTGCGAAAGGGAAAAGATTTGCACTTCCTAATAGCGAAATAATGATACATCAGCCTTTAGGAGGCATGCAGGGGCAAGCTACTGACATTAAAATTCATGCTGAAAGGATATTAAAATTAAGAGATAAGTTGGATAAAATACTTGCAGAAAATACGGGGCAGCCTATTGAAAAGATAAAGGCAGATACTGAGAGGGACTTTTTCATGGACGCGGAGGATGCGAAAGCGTATGGCATTATAGACGAGGTTCTCATCAGGAATAAAAGATGATGCCCCAAAAGAGGTGAAATTATGGCCAAATATGATAATCAAAAACAACTAAAGTGTTCTTTTTGCGGGAAGACACAGGACCAGGTAAAGAGGCTAGTTGCAGGGCCTGGTGTATATATTTGTGATGAATGCATTGAACTTTGTCAAGAAATTATAAATGAAGAATTTGAAGAAGACATTGATATGGGAATTGGAGAACTTCCTAAGCCAAAGGAAATAAAAGAATTTCTTGACCAATATGTAATTGGGCAGGAAAAAGCTAAAAAAGCTTTAGCTGTTGCTGTTTACAATCATTACAAGAGAATTAACAGCAGGATAAAGCCAGACGATGTAGAACTTCAAAAGAGCAATATTTTACTTTTAGGTCCCACAGGTTCTGGGAAAACCTTATTGGCTCAGACACTGGCAAAACTTCTAAATGTTCCTTTTGCAATAGCTGATGCAACTTCTCTAACTGAGGCTGGATATGTAGGTGAAGACGTAGAGAATATACTTTTAAAGCTCATACAAGCAGCAGATTATGACATAGAAAAAGCTGAAAAAGGTATAATTTATATTGA
This genomic window from Thermoanaerobacter uzonensis DSM 18761 contains:
- the tig gene encoding trigger factor; translated protein: MGASLKKLEKSVATIELTIPSEKFEEGLNFAFKKNASKFNVPGFRRGKAPRVIVERYYGEGVLYEDAVEYVFDEAYKEALKTFDLEPVDYPDINILQIGKGKDLILEATVPVMPEVELGEYKGIEIEKIEYDVYDGDVEYELEKLREQNARIIPIEGRAAESGDIAVIDFEGFIDGEPFEGGKAENYELELGSNTFIPGFEDQIIGHNVNETFDVNVTFPEDYRVEELRGKSAVFKVTLKALNKKELPELDDEFAKDVSEFETLEELKADIRKKLEEKNKLEAENEMKEKAVMKVVENAKVDIPDVMVERQIDISLRDLDYNLRYQGLDLNSYLSITGKSLEDLRKEMWDGALNRVKTQLVIDKIAKAENIQVTEEELESKLKEMAANYRINLEEFKKSLTESQINSIKEDIAYYKTIDFIFSECKIISKEE
- the clpP gene encoding ATP-dependent Clp endopeptidase proteolytic subunit ClpP, producing MSLVPIVVEQTNRGERSYDIFSRLLKDRIVFLGEEINDTTASLVIAQLLFLEAEDPDKDIWLYINSPGGSITAGFAIYDTMQYIKPDVVTLCVGMAASMAAFLLAAGAKGKRFALPNSEIMIHQPLGGMQGQATDIKIHAERILKLRDKLDKILAENTGQPIEKIKADTERDFFMDAEDAKAYGIIDEVLIRNKR